A DNA window from Nerophis lumbriciformis linkage group LG03, RoL_Nlum_v2.1, whole genome shotgun sequence contains the following coding sequences:
- the LOC140678600 gene encoding uncharacterized protein has protein sequence MRYTARFAVRHLRLRELSVVIITAVYIPPDAKVNTALSLLLNTVNEQQRAHPDGVHIIAGDFNKANLKTVLPKFYQHVKCSTRGKNTLDHVYTNIKHAYRATPLPQLGQSDHLSLLLSPTYTPIRRQARPITKTVMTWPDDALPKLQDCFQHTDWDLFQQQELETATGTVLDYIKFCIGNVTVEKNIRVYPNKKPWMTSQVRTLLRARDAAFRSGDRALYSVARADLKRGIKKAKADHRRCIESHLSSKNSREVWRGIHDITNFRGCNMTTADQSATLAEELNCFFARFETPQRHSSAPALPPPPPGSGATPLTAQCQTSAPGCEPQEGYRTRRTTPRHPLVSSSVSRFPGSPLDSLLPSLILTSRLPLDHDTLLQPLTSCLSLDLRACLGLSGLPHRSQHTPSTPPDSA, from the exons ATGCGCTACACCGCCCGCTTCGCCGTCCGCCATCTCCGTCTCCG agagctgtctgttgttatcatcacggctgtgtatattccaccggacgccaaagtaaacacagcgctctctcttctgctgaacaccgtcaacgaacagcagcgggcccaccccgacggtgttcatatcatagcaggggattttaataaggccaatctgaagactgtactccctaagttctaccagcacgtgaagtgttctacaaggggcaagaacaccctggaccacgtgtataccaacataaagcacgcgtacagagctacacccctcccccagcttggacagtcagaccatctttccctcctgctctctcctacctacacccccatcagacgccaggccaggcctatcacaaagactgttatgacctggcctgacgatgcactccccaaacttcaggactgcttccaacacacagactgggacctcttccaacaacaggagctggagacagccacaggaacggtgctggactacataaagttctgcatcgggaatgtgactgtggaaaaaaacatccgggtttaccccaacaagaaaccctggatgaccagccaggtccgcacactcctcagggcccgcgacgcagccttcaggtcaggggacagggcactgtacagtgttgctagagccgacctgaagagagggattaaaaaagcaaaggcggaccacaggaggtgcatagagtcccatctgtccagcaaaaactcacgggag gtgtggcggggcattcatgacatcacgaacttcagaggctgcaatatgacaactgcggatcagagtgcgacactggcagaggagcttaactgtttctttgcccgtttcgaaaccccccagcgacactcatctgctccagccctgcccccgcccccaccgggctccggcgccactccactcactgcacagtgtcagacgagtgctcctggctgtgaaccccaggaaggctaccggaccagacgga CAACCCCTCGTCATCCCCTGGTTTCGAGCAGTGTGTCTCGTTtccctggatcccctctggactctctGCTGCCCTCCTTGAttttgacctcacgcctgccttTGGACCACGACACATTGCTCcagcccctgacctcctgcctgtccctggacctccgagcctgcctcgGCCTTTCTGGACTCCCGCATCGATCTCAACACACACCTTCCACACCACCTG ATTCTGCGTAA